In the Desulfurispira natronophila genome, GTGCTTACATATTGGGTGAGTGCCACCTACGCAAATACTGTCAATCGATCCACTGTTGAAAGTGATCACCTGGAAATTAGCGCTCAAACCGGCGAGAGTAAATTCTGGGGAAATGTTGTCTTTGAGTCCCCTCAATACCTGCTTTACTCTGGTTACCTCCTAGTGAAGTCGCAAAAAGACGACGGAGACCGCTGGCAGGTTAAAGAGCTCCATGCTTGGGATGAGGTACGTCTTCTCTACGAAGATAAACGAGGTTTCTCCGATGAGCTTTTTTATTATCACGATGAGCAAATTATTGAGCTCGTAGGTAATGCTCGATTGGTCGACAACACTGGATCAATGGAAGCCCCCTTGATAACTATTTACGAGCCTACCGGAGAGGTGGTAGTCAAGGGTGATGAACATCAACGTATACGGGTGATTTTTGAAGACTGATCAGGATACTGAGCAACCAATTCTCCAAGCAAAAGGACTGGTTAAGCGTTACGGAAAGCGCACCGTTGTTGACAGCGTAGATTACCATGTAAACAAGGCAGAGGTAGTCGCCCTGCTAGGTCCGAATGGAGCAGGTAAAACTACTACCTTTTACATGACAGTGGGTCTGGTACCTGCAGACGAGGGGTCTATTTTTTTACATGGTCAGGATATCTCAAGACTTCCTGTATATCAGAGAGGTCGATTGGGATTGGCCTACCTTCCTCAAGAA is a window encoding:
- a CDS encoding LptA/OstA family protein, with product MIKLLSFILVLTYWVSATYANTVNRSTVESDHLEISAQTGESKFWGNVVFESPQYLLYSGYLLVKSQKDDGDRWQVKELHAWDEVRLLYEDKRGFSDELFYYHDEQIIELVGNARLVDNTGSMEAPLITIYEPTGEVVVKGDEHQRIRVIFED